In a single window of the Drosophila albomicans strain 15112-1751.03 chromosome 3, ASM965048v2, whole genome shotgun sequence genome:
- the LOC117571436 gene encoding palmitoleoyl-protein carboxylesterase NOTUM isoform X1 produces MAALAYKWIKNNNNNNSRQSTTQLQWLLSRSAILLLVVLSVLPLPASSNSINSSNSNSSSDNLEELGVATRPLKLEMEQQQANSLPADSSSSNNLIQRKYLVMHAALNGATGSNSNNNNQNNNDHSRSLKRVSLTNSSITCNDGTHAGFYLRKQPNSKKWIVFLEGGWHCFDNRSCRARWMRLRHLMTSSQWPETRDVGGILSPHAEENPYWHNANHVLVPYCSSDSWSGTRTEPDSRDLENNWRFMGALILRQVIADLIPLGLGRVAGGELLLVGSSAGGLGVMLNLDRVRDFLVNERKLQVTVRGVSDSGWFLDREPYTPAAVASSEAVRLGWKLWQGLLPEDCTKAHPTEHWRCYFGYRLYPTLKTPLFVFQWLFDEAQMRADNVGAPVTPQQWNYIHDMGGALRSSLDNVSAVFAPSCIGHAVLSKRDWVNIKIDDISLPAALRCWEHSTRQRRKRHDKLKRSTEATTTALQQQQQQQEQHPNQRHQHQQRHRQHRLQKLNNVEESVNQSNPQRKRNHLSKEQREERKRRRQQRQERQRRKQRRRQQQQQRKRENEANNQKLHRQPLTAEQQLERKQQRQQQRRRKLQQQQQQQQQQQQLQQKQLLQQEQPSSEPQKRRASNSASKPATKSKQRQRLPRVPEKCGLRLLERCSWPQCNHSCPTLTNPLTGEEMRFLELLTSFGLDIEAVAAALGVDMHTLNNMERTELVNLLTQQVS; encoded by the exons ATGGCAGCACTCGCTTATAAATggattaaaaacaacaacaacaacaacagcagacag TCAACGACACAGCTGCAATGGTTGCTGTCACGCTCAGCAATATTGCTGCTGGTTGTGCTCAGCGTTTTGCCGCTGcccgccagcagcaacagcatcaacagcagcaatagcaacagcagtagcgaCAACTTGGAGGAGTTGGGCGTGGCGACAAGACCGCTGAAACTCGAGatggagcaacagcaagcaaacTCTTTGCCcgccgacagcagcagcagcaataatttaatacaGCGCAAGTATTTGGTGATGCATGCTGCTCTCAATGGCGCcactggcagcaacagcaacaacaacaaccaaaacaacaacgatcACAGTCGCTCGTTGAAACGCGTTTCGTTGACCAACTCGAGCATCACGTGCAACGATGGAACTCACGCTGGATTCTATCTGAGAAAGCAACCAAACTCCAAGAAGTGGATCGTCTTCCTCGAAGGCGGTTGGCATTGCTTTGACAATCGCTCGTGTCGCGCTCGCTGGATGCGTCTGCGTCACTTGATGACCAGCTCCCAGTGGCCAGAGACCAGAGATG TTGGTGGCATTTTATCGCCTCATGCCGAGGAGAATCCTTATTGGCACAATGCCAATCATGTCCTAGTTCCTTACTGTAGCAGCGATTCCTGGTCAGGAACTCGCACTGAACCCGATTCACGTGATCTGGAGAACAATTGGCGCTTCATGGGAGCCTTGATCTTACGGCAAGTGATTGCTGATCTCATTCCCTTGGGTTTGGGTCGCGTTGCTGGCGGAGAACTCTTGCTCGTTGGCTCCTCTGCTGGTGGTTTAGGTGTCATGCTCAATCTGGATCGTGTTCGCGATTTCCTCGTCAACGAACGCAAACTTCAGGTCACAGTTCGCGGTGTCAGCGACTCGGGTTGGTTCCTGGATCGTGAGCCCTACACTCCAGCTGCTGTCGCCTCCAGCGAGGCTGTTCGTCTTGGCTGGAAACTGTGGCAAGGACTCCTGCCCGAGGACTGCACCAAGGCGCATCCCACCGAGCACTGGCGCTGCTACTTCGGCTATCGATTGTACCCCACGCTAAAGA CTCCTCTGTTCGTGTTCCAGTGGCTCTTCGACGAGGCGCAGATGCGAGCGGACAACGTTGGCGCTCCCGTGACTCCTCAGCAATGGAACTACATCCACGACATGGGCGGAGCTCTGCGCTCCTCGCTGGACAATGTGAGCGCTGTGTTTGCTCCCAGTTGCATTGGCCACGCGGTGCTCTCGAAACGGGATTGGGTGAACATCAAGATCGATGACATTTCGCTGCCTGCTGCACTGCGTTGCTGGGAGCATTCAACACGCCAGCGACGCAAGCGACACGACAAACTCAAGCGATCCACGgaggcaaccacaacagcattgcagcagcaacagcaacagcaggagcaacatCCGAACCAAagacatcagcatcagcagcgacATCGTCAGCATCGCCTGCAGAAGCTCAACAATGTGGAAGAGTCAGTGAATCAATCGAATCCACAACGAAAACGGAATCATCTGAGCAAAGAACAACGCGAGGAGCGAAAACGCAGGCGGCAGCAACGTCAagagcgacagcgacgcaagcagcgacgtcgccagcagcagcagcaacgcaaaCGTGAAAACGAAGCCAACAACCAAAAGTTGCATCGCCAACCGCTgacagcagagcagcaactggagagaaagcaacagcgacaacagcaacgaagacgcaagttgcaacagcagcagcagcaacagcagcagcagcaacagttgcagcagaaacagttgctgcagcaggagcaacCAAGCAGCGAACCGCAAAAGCGACGCGCTTCGAACAGCGCCTCGAAGCCGGCAACAAAATCGAAGCAGCGACAACGTTTGCCACGAGTGCCAGAGAAATGCGGACTGCGGTTGCTCGAACGTTGCAGCTGGCCACAGTGCAACCATTCGTGCCCCACGCTCACGAATCCGTTGACAGGCGAAGAGATGCGCTTCCTAGAGCTGCTCACTTCCTTTGGCCTGGACATCGAAgcagtggctgctgctttgggCGTTGATATGCACACGCTGAACAATATGGAACGCACCGAACTCGTGAATCTGCTGACGCAACAAGTCAgctga
- the LOC117571436 gene encoding palmitoleoyl-protein carboxylesterase NOTUM isoform X2, which produces MSTTQLQWLLSRSAILLLVVLSVLPLPASSNSINSSNSNSSSDNLEELGVATRPLKLEMEQQQANSLPADSSSSNNLIQRKYLVMHAALNGATGSNSNNNNQNNNDHSRSLKRVSLTNSSITCNDGTHAGFYLRKQPNSKKWIVFLEGGWHCFDNRSCRARWMRLRHLMTSSQWPETRDVGGILSPHAEENPYWHNANHVLVPYCSSDSWSGTRTEPDSRDLENNWRFMGALILRQVIADLIPLGLGRVAGGELLLVGSSAGGLGVMLNLDRVRDFLVNERKLQVTVRGVSDSGWFLDREPYTPAAVASSEAVRLGWKLWQGLLPEDCTKAHPTEHWRCYFGYRLYPTLKTPLFVFQWLFDEAQMRADNVGAPVTPQQWNYIHDMGGALRSSLDNVSAVFAPSCIGHAVLSKRDWVNIKIDDISLPAALRCWEHSTRQRRKRHDKLKRSTEATTTALQQQQQQQEQHPNQRHQHQQRHRQHRLQKLNNVEESVNQSNPQRKRNHLSKEQREERKRRRQQRQERQRRKQRRRQQQQQRKRENEANNQKLHRQPLTAEQQLERKQQRQQQRRRKLQQQQQQQQQQQQLQQKQLLQQEQPSSEPQKRRASNSASKPATKSKQRQRLPRVPEKCGLRLLERCSWPQCNHSCPTLTNPLTGEEMRFLELLTSFGLDIEAVAAALGVDMHTLNNMERTELVNLLTQQVS; this is translated from the exons TCAACGACACAGCTGCAATGGTTGCTGTCACGCTCAGCAATATTGCTGCTGGTTGTGCTCAGCGTTTTGCCGCTGcccgccagcagcaacagcatcaacagcagcaatagcaacagcagtagcgaCAACTTGGAGGAGTTGGGCGTGGCGACAAGACCGCTGAAACTCGAGatggagcaacagcaagcaaacTCTTTGCCcgccgacagcagcagcagcaataatttaatacaGCGCAAGTATTTGGTGATGCATGCTGCTCTCAATGGCGCcactggcagcaacagcaacaacaacaaccaaaacaacaacgatcACAGTCGCTCGTTGAAACGCGTTTCGTTGACCAACTCGAGCATCACGTGCAACGATGGAACTCACGCTGGATTCTATCTGAGAAAGCAACCAAACTCCAAGAAGTGGATCGTCTTCCTCGAAGGCGGTTGGCATTGCTTTGACAATCGCTCGTGTCGCGCTCGCTGGATGCGTCTGCGTCACTTGATGACCAGCTCCCAGTGGCCAGAGACCAGAGATG TTGGTGGCATTTTATCGCCTCATGCCGAGGAGAATCCTTATTGGCACAATGCCAATCATGTCCTAGTTCCTTACTGTAGCAGCGATTCCTGGTCAGGAACTCGCACTGAACCCGATTCACGTGATCTGGAGAACAATTGGCGCTTCATGGGAGCCTTGATCTTACGGCAAGTGATTGCTGATCTCATTCCCTTGGGTTTGGGTCGCGTTGCTGGCGGAGAACTCTTGCTCGTTGGCTCCTCTGCTGGTGGTTTAGGTGTCATGCTCAATCTGGATCGTGTTCGCGATTTCCTCGTCAACGAACGCAAACTTCAGGTCACAGTTCGCGGTGTCAGCGACTCGGGTTGGTTCCTGGATCGTGAGCCCTACACTCCAGCTGCTGTCGCCTCCAGCGAGGCTGTTCGTCTTGGCTGGAAACTGTGGCAAGGACTCCTGCCCGAGGACTGCACCAAGGCGCATCCCACCGAGCACTGGCGCTGCTACTTCGGCTATCGATTGTACCCCACGCTAAAGA CTCCTCTGTTCGTGTTCCAGTGGCTCTTCGACGAGGCGCAGATGCGAGCGGACAACGTTGGCGCTCCCGTGACTCCTCAGCAATGGAACTACATCCACGACATGGGCGGAGCTCTGCGCTCCTCGCTGGACAATGTGAGCGCTGTGTTTGCTCCCAGTTGCATTGGCCACGCGGTGCTCTCGAAACGGGATTGGGTGAACATCAAGATCGATGACATTTCGCTGCCTGCTGCACTGCGTTGCTGGGAGCATTCAACACGCCAGCGACGCAAGCGACACGACAAACTCAAGCGATCCACGgaggcaaccacaacagcattgcagcagcaacagcaacagcaggagcaacatCCGAACCAAagacatcagcatcagcagcgacATCGTCAGCATCGCCTGCAGAAGCTCAACAATGTGGAAGAGTCAGTGAATCAATCGAATCCACAACGAAAACGGAATCATCTGAGCAAAGAACAACGCGAGGAGCGAAAACGCAGGCGGCAGCAACGTCAagagcgacagcgacgcaagcagcgacgtcgccagcagcagcagcaacgcaaaCGTGAAAACGAAGCCAACAACCAAAAGTTGCATCGCCAACCGCTgacagcagagcagcaactggagagaaagcaacagcgacaacagcaacgaagacgcaagttgcaacagcagcagcagcaacagcagcagcagcaacagttgcagcagaaacagttgctgcagcaggagcaacCAAGCAGCGAACCGCAAAAGCGACGCGCTTCGAACAGCGCCTCGAAGCCGGCAACAAAATCGAAGCAGCGACAACGTTTGCCACGAGTGCCAGAGAAATGCGGACTGCGGTTGCTCGAACGTTGCAGCTGGCCACAGTGCAACCATTCGTGCCCCACGCTCACGAATCCGTTGACAGGCGAAGAGATGCGCTTCCTAGAGCTGCTCACTTCCTTTGGCCTGGACATCGAAgcagtggctgctgctttgggCGTTGATATGCACACGCTGAACAATATGGAACGCACCGAACTCGTGAATCTGCTGACGCAACAAGTCAgctga
- the LOC117571601 gene encoding uncharacterized protein LOC117571601: protein MNKILLLLMLQLQLLVAPLSANCPIYLTISLTGKSLHDTCLEINWGPDCFAPPEWIGIYREDPSVSSLAPEVHLAGIQNRTGKRLTPFKLGKLHFPGGWQREEAEHSSSVTSYSKGKCLNYYVASYNGTELLTIDCLKIQPNWMAHLKEAAQLPLKQLFLPGTHASGTYVDTYSKTKSSDVQNYLVAQHFDVWSQLVFGIRYLDLSVGAKVYRNKNTDKRKSDADQFWIVNEHQFVNPLIGVLRDVRRFVELSKEVVVLDFSSFPLGFYKHPDVYSSLFQLIRQELGDVAYKRNVSSNEHCADRSYEDLRLAGGHVLLLFPTQELPHPDNESALLCTPWQRFSTSYMNISQTLDYMRLLFRKKKDSPVQDDGWIFLARMSFEHAYNTRRKFQPAKERAELVNPKVNLWLTGPWGFNANVVAMDFFSNTNLIDLAINVNAHKAYLASTKNFTNIEIPVR, encoded by the exons atgaataaaattctgttgttgctgatgttgcaactgcaactgctggTGGCGCCACTCTCAG CCAATTGCCCCATCTACTTGACCATTTCACTCACGGGCAAATCGCTGCACGACACTTGCCTCGAGATCAATTGGGGACCCGATTGCTTTGCTCCACCCGAATGGATCGGCATCTATCGCGAGGATCCCTCGGTGTCCAGTTTGGCACCCGAAGTGCATCTTGCTGGCATTCAGAATCGCACTGGGAAACGTCTGACACCATTCAAGCTGGGAAAACTGCATTTCCCAGGCGGTTGGCAGCGAGAGGAGGCGGAGCACTCTTCGAGTGTCACCAGCTACTCGAAGGGCAAGTGCTTGAACTATTATGTGGCCAGCTACAATGGCACCGAGCTGCTCACCATCGACTGCCTGAAGATTCAGCCCAATTGGATGGCTCATCTTAAGGAGGCGGCTCAGCTGCCGCTCAAGCAACTCTTCTTGCCTGGCACACATGCCTCGGGGACTTATGTCGACACCTACAGCAAGACAAAGTCATCCGATGTCCAGAACTATCTGGTGGCTCAGCACTTTGATGTCTGGTCACAGCTCGTCTTTGGCATTCGCTATCTCGATCTCAGCGTGGGTGCAAAAGT TTACAGAAACAAGAATACAGATAAGCGCAAAAGTGATGCAGATCAGTTCTGGATAGTGAACGAACATCAGTTTGTTAATCCATTGATTGGAGTGCTGCGCGATGTTCGTCGCTTTGTCGAACTCTCAAAGGAAGTTGTTGTGCTGGACTTTAGCTCGTTTCCGCTTGGCTTCTACAAGCATCCCGATGTCTACAGCAGCCTCTTTCAACTCATACGCCAAGAGCTGGGCGACGTTGCCTACAAACGCAATGTGTCCAGCAACGAGCACTGCGCCGATCGCAGCTACGAGGATCTGCGTCTAGCTGGCGGCCacgttttgttgctgtttcccACGCAGGAGTTGCCGCATCCTGACAATG AATCTGCCCTCCTTTGCACTCCTTGGCAACGCTTCAGCACAAGCTACATGAACATATCGCAAACCCTTGACTACATGCGTTTGCTCTTCCGCAAGAAGAAGGATTCGCCTGTGCAGGACGATGGCTGGATATTTCTGGCCAGGATGAGCTTCGAGCATGCGTACAATACGCGACGCAAGTTCCAGCCGGCTAAGGAACGCGCTGAGTTGGTGAATCCAAAGGTTAATCTCTGGTTAACGGGACCTTGGGGATTCAATGCAAATGTTGTGGCCATGGATTTCTTCAGCAATACCAATCTCATTGATTTAGCCATTAATGTGAATGCACACAAGGCCTACTTGGCATCTACTAAAAACTTTACTAATATCGAAATTCCCGTTCGTTAA